CAGAAATGGTCTCGCAAACATGGCAAGCTGTTTGATGGAAGCTATTCATTCCTCAGTTACTGAGGAAGCAGAGTGATTTGCCCAGGCTGAGGTACCTACTCTCCTGAATTAGTTGCTCACCAATTTACAGAGTGACACAGGAGACTTTTCCAGTCGGGGTGCTCAGGTATCTCCAGCCATCATTCAAGGGGTCCCAGACGTTGGAGGGCATTTGAACAGGAAGAGCCATCTGAAAATAAACGCTGGGGCTGTGGTTCCCCTCTCCCACACCAGCCCTTAGACTTAATGGGTGGAGCAGACACCCGTTCATCTAAATTGTCATTAGATTAATTCACTTCAACCTACTCAGATAGAAAAGAACAAATTTCTGTTCTCCAGCTTTGTTTGCTAACATTACTGATAGAAAGAAGAGGCAACCATACAAACATGGGCAACACAAGGTGATGTGGATTATGGGTCTGGATGAATCCCTCATGCTTGACTTGTATGCCCCTGCAGCACGCTGTACAATATTGCTCTGAAATCTTACATGTTCAAAcactttcatttactttttcagCTCCATCCATGAGTTACAGTTGCTATGGTGACATAAGTGCTCTTCAAGCCCCCACGATCTCCTGTACGCCTGTAAGAGCCCCAGACTGTGGTAGGTATCATTCATTGCTTGATTTGTCAACTCATTTGTACCTGACAGACAGgtatttaattaaattaaatatagTGCAGTTATTCAATTAGCCAAAAGGGAGAAAGCAACTTCTCTCCCAAAATGGCAAGAGCTGTGAAGCCACCAGACCAAGTGGGAAGTGGGAGGACGAGCTTCAGGGCCCATAGTCAGGATGCTCAGCTTATAAGCAAAGGGAAATGGTGCAACTCTTTTAGGTTAAAACAGAATCTTCATCAGCCAGGATTTAGCATCAGCATCTTCACAAAGCTCAGAAAGTATCTGCTTAAAGATGCATAGAGCCAGGTCCTGAGTGTGTGCATGTTGGCTGAGCTGGCTGTTGGCAAACTGTCAGAGACACAGTTTGCTGGCAAAAGGTCCCAGGTGTGTAACCATCCTGCCTCAGGACGACTCAGCTTTGGAGACTCCTTCCCATTTCCCTCTTTCTCACACCATGTCACTGCACAGCTAACTACATCAGGTTCATACTACCAAGACCTCCAGGGACTTTGCCACGTACCTCAGATGTAGGCCTCTCCAGGGCAGACATCTGGCTATGGGTGTCCAAGAATGGATCTGAACCTATGCTTATTTCCAAAGTGTTCCAAATTACTCTTAAAAAGACTCCACCTTTCTATACACAGGCTCACAACGTAGCTGTTACTGTAGTTTGGCTGGTCAGTAGTAACACATCTCTCAATGTTTTCCAATGCAATTTGAAATTTCACTTTTCCAACTCCTGACATCCGTTTTCAGCAGTACGATGGCAGAAGAGGATCATAAACCACAGGGTCTCACCTCCTGAGAAGTTGTCCTCTTACCCTCATCATCCTGGGGGactggcacagcagctctccagctgcaTCCAGAGCTGATAGAGCTGTGCTTGTTCCTTAAGTGCCGTTGCCCAAATCGGTGTAGCTGTGTTTTCTTCAAAACTCAAGTTACCCTTTTAATACACTCATCCAAGGGGAAGGTAGGGGCTTTGGACAGGAGGGTGTGTAAGTCTGCCTTTTCCTACACTGCAGGACTTGCCACGGTGCGGAGGATTGCTGAGACAGACATCGTACGCCTGAGGAAATACGAGGTTCCGATTAAGAGAGTAGCCCGAAACTTGTGCCTGGAGCCGGCGCTCATCGCTGCCATCATCTCGCAGGAGAGCCGTGTTGGCCTGCTCCTGGACAACGGCTGGGACCGTGGACACCACAAGTATGGCTTGATGCAGGTACAGTGTGATGATAAGTGTGAGAATAGTCACGTGGTGTCCATCCCAGGGCCTTATCTTAACAAATGACTGTTCTGTGTCTGACACGGTGTTTAAATGTGTTTCCTCTGCATTGGTTGCTTCAACGAGTCACAGCCTAGGAGTACAAATAAGAAGGGGGAGCTACAGTGCAGTTGTGCTCAGAGGGAAACTCATTTTTTCTGCTTGACTTTTCTAGCTTGGCAGGCTGCAACACCCTTACGGAGTGTGGGATAGTGAAGAACACATAAATCAATGCTCAACTATCCTGGTTCTCTCAATTAATGAAGTCCGGGCAAGACATCCCACCTGGAGCTGGGACCAGCAGCTGAGAGGTACATGACGGGCTCTATACTAGAAAGGGACATGCTGAGTGACGGAAGTGCTGGGTAGTTGTTGGTGGTATTTttaggagagagaaaaacactAGTCTAGCAGATTTTACAGCATGTCttacaagaaaaatacatgtctcacagaaaaaaataatccaacaACCCAGAGTTTTCTAATTTAAAGGAAGCAATCTTAAACCAGCAGATTGGCAAGAGATCTCAGATGTAGCCTCCCAGGTCAAAGCACTGTCCTCAGGGCCTCCACATCTCTACCTATAGAAGCGAGACTGTGGTGGGATGCCAGCAGGGAAGGTGGGAAGCAACCAGTCTGGCCTAGACACAGTGGCATGGAGGTACCTCGTgcagaactggacaaaggagTCAGACACGGCCTCAGCAGGTTGGCCCCTGACTTTAGTGATAAATACCCACAGAGAGCCACTCCATTGAGCAGCTGGGCCACCACAGGTGAATAACCTGACCCAAGAGCTCTCTGAAAAATGCATTATGCTCACTGAAGGTGAACAAGTCACAACTTATCCTCTTATTTGTTCATCCTATGAGTGAAATGGCTGTCAGATGAATAAATAAGGTAGAAATCAACCAAATAAAAGCCACTGGGAAGAGCAGAAATTGAGGCTCCACAACACAATAGGCTTATTGTGTCAGGCTGTTCTGTCAAGGAAGCTTGGCATCCGGGTTTGCTTGTAGTCCATGTTACCTGCATGTCGGTTTGTTCACTCTATGCTATATCTAACTCTCCATCCTTGCTCTGCCACTGCCTGTTTAGATTACATCCTTTTCCAAAACACGGCACTCACTTCCCACTTGCATTTGTCCTAGGTTTCTTCACTACAGGAAAAGGATTttgcaaaatcatagaatcatagaatccaagaatcatagaatggtagggttggaagagacctttagagatcatctagtccaaaccccctacagaagcaggaccgcctagatcgggtcacacaggaatgtgtccaggcaggttttgaagatctgcaaggaaggagactccacaccctccctgggcagtctgtgccagaactccctcactctcatagtgaaatagatttttctttaggtttttcttacgtttaaacggaactttttgtgttccagctttagcCCATTAccctattgctagatacaacagaaaaaagggatgccccaaccttgtgacactcaccatttagatatttgtaaatattaatgagatccaccctcagcctcctcttctccacactaaacagcctcagttccctcagcctttcctcataaggaagatgttccagtcccctgatcatcttggtggctcaaTCAATCACTTTTCAACAGTAATACAAAATTAGCAATTTCCCGAGGAGCTGTGTAGGTTAGGTGAAATGCACAGCCCTCTTGGCTAGGAATTTTTACTTTAGAATCTCTGTTTCTTACTTTATGAGCCTGTAACAAGTCATTCTCAATTCTTTCCAGGGGGAATCTGCACCTACCGGGCAAAAATGGGCAACTTCCAGGTCTACGAGGATGATCCATGCGAGGGAGACAATTACTACGTCAACAGTGTGATTAGGAGAGCCCAGTACTTTAAGAGATATGGGTTCTAGCTCATGAACCCCCTCCACCACCAAGCCTCTCCTCTATATAGACTAGCCCAGTAGTGATTGTAGTACCCAGAGCAGTTCCTCAGGTCCCCTGGCTGGACCAATGCTGATGGCAATGATAATGGCACCTTGCACATTCCAGCAAACCCCAGCTCCCCACTTGCTGGCAGATGAGCTGAGCGCTGCTTCCACAGAACCCACAGGGAGGAGATACCACAAGTCTGGGGCCTTTGAAAGGCAGCTGGGGACAGATCGGTCATGTTTGTCTGTCAGGTGAGGAAGGTGCCTCTTCCCATTCGAAGCTGAACCTCAGGCTGTTCATGCATTCCCCAGGCATGAGCATGTGAGCAGCTCTCCCCGGGCAACAGTTGTGCTCTTCACATCTCCTCCATCCatattcttccttctccctggcCAATGGGAGGATGTAGCCCACAAGTtaaattcttccttctccttgatTGTGTCGGCTATGGGACAACAGAGACTTCTTGCCAAGCCTTTGGTCTCTGCACTAGCTGTGTATTCCTGTGGCCAGCCTTGTCGGGGACAATGCTAAACGTGGTTCTGCTAGTCTCCCAAGCCCTGGAGCCCACAGCTGTGATGGGGATGGAAACCTCTTTAGGGTGAAAAGCACTTACACAGGGGAAATTCTTTATATGGGAGGTGCTGCAAGTGCCATAGCAGGCACACAAAACACCTTTCTGTTAGAGTGGCCCTCTGATAAGGAAGGAGCCCCACACACACTCATCCCATGAGTTGTATTACAACAATAGTAttggaaaaacaaaccaaccaaatcCCACAACTTTTCCTGCTTTAGCTTTGGCACCTTTATGCTGGATTTCCTCCAAGTTTGAAAGTGTTTCAGCACCTGTTCTTCTGCCAGGAATCCTAGATTCTAACAAGGACTGAATTAGCTCTGTGTTTATACACCTTTTGAAAGTGCTTTTCAGTGTGGATGGGTCTGCATGCAAATTTAGGTTTAGTGggtaaaggagagaaaataaagataaaCGTTGAATCCcaatttttggggttttttattgtttacaTTTCATGGGGCCCGGTGGGCAGCAACCTGAAGCTTGAGTAAATAAGCCAATTCAGTACTCTTGGTATGGGTCTAAAACTCAATTTGAGAACAGGGAGAGGAAAACAGTGCTACAGACTGGGGTAGGTGAGAAGAGCTGGGCTGTGAGGAAGGAATGAGGCAGCCCAAGCTCAGCCACCTTCCTTAAACCTGTGGACAGAGGAATAAGGATGGTCACATTTACACTTTTGAATATGAATATTGGAGGCATCAGGGCACCTTTCTGATGCCTGAAACCATTGCCAATGCAGAAGGGATGTCCCTGATGGTCCCTGGCTGCACAGGACTGTGCTGAGTATGTACCTGGTCTGCCAGGCAGGGCCAATGCAGGCAGCGTGAGAGCTGCTTTGGAGACAGCTTTTGCAAGCAGAGCAATTTTAATCCTGTGCTCCTCATCTTGCCAGCCACTAGTCTGCTTACTGTTGCAGCAAGGACTGAGAGCAACATATTTGCAAGCACACTCATTTCATGGTCCCTGGAGACCAAAGGGAGCTCTAGGATGTCTCCAACATTAATGACTTCTTTTTAAGATTACAGAAAACTACTTAGTGTTGAGCAACTGAGGGTATTAAAGTCAATACTATTTAGTCTTTAGTGAATTCGCAGCAATATTAAGATAACTTTAGTAAAATCATTACTTTGCAATACAAAATTATGAAACATATCACATGATTTGATCCCTTCTACTTGAAATAGCTCATGTAAAATTCATAGGTTGAAGTTTTTGGTGCATTGTGTTGCACAAACCTCTTACATAGCCTCTCACGTGAAATCTAGGAATGTATTTTTGGTAGATAAGCATGTCAAATGGGGCAGAGAAACTCACTGCTGCCTACATGCATAAAGTTGTTTTTTTAGTTTGGAGAGTGAACAAGAGTGGAGTTTTCTTTGGTTCTGTCCAGGTTACCTTTAATTGTTGCAGGCAAACTCCCTATTGCCATCCATGCAAATTCATGAGTTCCTCAGAGATCAATTTCCACATGCATTACCTATGAAGCTGCTGCTTCATGTTATTGTAGCAATACCCCACGCCCTGCAGACCCACCTGCTGGCATTGCCACAAAGGagtacttatttttttaagtctatTTAAACACCCTGATTATGGGAAGTCCATATTTTATTGCAAATGTCATTCTAGGATATCAGCACTTTGTAGTGAACAAGGAAAATGCCTGAACTACAAATGCTTGATAAATTGGCAGGAAGGAGTGAATAGTTCAGGAAACCTTAACATTAGCATACTGCCTTCAGATTCAAGCAAAAGCTTACCTCATAAACAGTGAGCTCAGATTGCTTTTCCCCTCCAATCTTTTGCTGGTCACCCATGCCCATGTTACTGGAAGTTATTTAGCTGATGTACAGAGGGTTGCTGCAGCCACACTTCACCCTTTTGACCCAGGACccattaaagaaaaacaggcaGCTTGCAAAGCAAGCAGTACCACAGGTGTATTGAGTCTGTCTGAGATGGAGTTCATTTTCCCCACAGCAGTCCTCAGAGTGCTGTGCTGTGTATCAGTAGCTGGAAaggtgttgataacacaccagtgtttggctcctgctgagcagcgctcacacagcatcaaggctgtcctCCAACGTTCCCCCTTCACCAGTAGGCTGGGGGTGGGCAAGTTCTGGGGAGAGGACATGACCAGGAGAGCTGGCCAAAACTGACCAAAGGAATATCCCAGATAATATGGtgtctgctcagcaataaaagctaaGATAAAGGTGGAAGTAAGGGGCAGCCCACTTCCCAGGAAGTGGCTGGACATGACCTGCTGATGTgaagtagaaaataaatcttttgttttcttttgtttctccacGTGGCCTTCACTTTTGCTtgattaaactgtctt
Above is a window of Colius striatus isolate bColStr4 chromosome 1, bColStr4.1.hap1, whole genome shotgun sequence DNA encoding:
- the LOC104559759 gene encoding lysozyme g — protein: MIPALLLLGLTALVAPSMSYSCYGDISALQAPTISCTPVRAPDCGLATVRRIAETDIVRLRKYEVPIKRVARNLCLEPALIAAIISQESRVGLLLDNGWDRGHHKYGLMQLGRLQHPYGVWDSEEHINQCSTILVLSINEVRARHPTWSWDQQLRGGICTYRAKMGNFQVYEDDPCEGDNYYVNSVIRRAQYFKRYGF